Sequence from the Pontibacter pudoricolor genome:
TTTTCCAGTTCAGCCGCATCAGTTTCAGGTTGGCCTTCTTCCAGCCAGGTAATGTATTTCTCCGCTTTCTCACGCAGTTCATTACTCACGTTATGCCACTCTTCCGATATCTCTTCCATGGCAATACCGGCCTTCCAGGCATCTTTTATGGCTGGTTCAAAAAGGTCTATCTGTGGCGAAGCATCCAGAATAGCCTGCGGTCCATCGGCAGTTCCGGCACTGTACGATACTGTTACCTCCCATGGTACTGGAATAACAATAACTTCGGCTTCATCTACAGTAAATGGCAGGCCAAAAAGACCGGCATTTATATCGCCGACTCCATTCGGGTCGAAGCTGGCAATTTTATCTGCTTTGCTGTTAAGCGGTTGGTTCGGCTGAGTACTCATTGGTTACCTGACCTGGTTTAGCGTTTAAAAGTTCTTTTACAAAATTCGGAAGCGCAAAGGCAGCCTTATGAATATCTTCGTTATAGTATTTCAATCCTTGGTCAACAGAGAAACCGGCAGCAGCATTTACATCAAACTGAAGCGGGTGCGCATTGCCTTTAGAGCAATAAGAGAAGCTCCAGGTACCTGTAGGATATGTCGGGATAGCTGCCAGGTAACAATGTACTTTCTCCTTACCGAATATCTGCTTGTACGTATCGTAGATCTCAACAAACACACCGCTGTTAAAGCGCGGCGATTCGCTTTGTGTGATCATAATGCCATCTTTTGTAAGGCAACGGTACACTTCCTGGTAAAATTCAGCCGTAAACAAGCCTTCACCTGGACCAACCGGGTCTGCAGAGTCAACTATAATTAAGTCGTAGCGCTCGTTTTCACACTCTTTAATGTATTTGATGCCGTCCTCAACCAACAGGTTAAGTCTTGGGTTATCGAAAGCGACCGCCGTTTCAGGTAAGTGTAGTTTGCAGGCTTCAATTACCAGCTCATCTATCTCTACAAGGGTAACTTCTTCCAGCTGACCGTAGCGCAGCAGTTCGCGAACTGTACCGCCATCGCCGCCACCAATAACCAGTGCTCTTTTTGCTTTCGGATGGCTGAACATCGGAACGTGCGTTATCATTTCGTGATACACATATTCGTCTTTCTGCGTGCACATCACCATACCATCCAGGGTAAGCAGGTTGCCGTAAGCAAATGTTTCGAAAACTTCTACACGCTGGTACGGAGAATCTTTTTTGTATAGTTGGTTTCCTGAGTGCTTCAGCGAAAGGGCAATGTTCTCATCGCGCTCCGTAAACCAAACATCGCGGGTTATAGTACCAATTTTTTCTTCGGGCTTTGCAGATACATCCCGCAACGACTCCAGGTTAAAATCCATGCGCTTCAGCAGGTCCAGCTGGCCGCGACGGCACTCCATAGCAGAACCATGGCTCGCCTTAAATGCATCTTTCAGGTAGTTATAAGATACCCAAGGGTCAACCGAATCGCCACAGGTAAAAAGGTCTACAGCTGCATAACCGTATTCCGGCCATGTATGAATTGCCAGGTGACTTTCCTGAATCACGACCACACCAGAAACTCCGTATGGCGAGAAGTGGTGAAATGTACTGTTAATTACGGTTGCTCCGGCAGTTTCGGCTGCAGCTACCATGCTGTTCTCGATATGAACTACGTCGTTCATCAGTTCAGGAGAACAGTTGTAAAATTCTACCAGGATATGTCTTCCTAATGCGTTCATTAATTGCGTGTAAGAGTTGTAAAAAGTATTGAACCGGCAAAAAAACGAAAACTATGGCTATAATCAAATGTACAGCAAACAGCTTATCGTATACTTAGTTGGCATACAATAAGTTAACGATAGGAATAGCAGCAAATAAAATTAATGGAGGTAGCCGCCCAGTTTATAGTTTGAGCAAGAGCAATATTTTTAAGAAGAAAAGGTAAACTATAGTTGCCGGCCACTACCAAACTATAGCAATGAAATTTTGGAGTCCGCGAGCAACCAAACTATAGCACACCTATAGTTTGTGCAACTATAGCAATAGCTGTTTTAAGCTTATTATCAGTAACTATGGGAAAAATGATCTGTAGTAATCGGGTATATAAATTCAGGTTATAGTGGTGTTTTACTGTCCATATCAAATGTACGGATGATCTCAAGTATTTTCAGGAAAGTACCTGTATCGAAGAACAACAACAGCGGTAACTCTACGCTTTTAAAGTTATGCGTAAACTTGGTAATTACTGTGAAGACCAATGGCTGAAACAAAGGGTGCTGTACCAGTATATCTTTTAACGAATCGGCAATATGGCTCTTTGGTGCTTTGGGAGGAGATCCATAGATATTAGATTTCAGAATATTTGCCAGCTGCGTTACCAGCGCCCCGGTAATAATATTGCTTATTTCCAGCAGCAGAGACTCCTGCATGGCGTTCACTTCATTCTTCTGAATCTCCACCATGCTCAGGCAAACCTCCGATAAACGCTTGATATGGTCATCAGAGAACAGCATCAGGGTTGCGCCGTTAAAATCGCCTTTTATATCAGACTGAATGATAAAATGCGTGCTCTCGTACCTGGAAACCAGGTTAAGAAGATCTTTCACCTCTATCAGCTGTATATCAGGTACTTTAAGCAGCACCTTATCTTTAGCGATGGCAGCAAAAGAGTCTGCTGCACGCGCCAGGCCTATATTAAGGATTTCCTTAATTATATCTCGCTCCAGTTCTGTTACGTGAGGTTCTGTTATGTTCGTCATGCTACTAATTGGTTTGCTCGCCTGCCATTACTTGTCTTCTGCTGATGAAATAGCGCGTTACCGCCGGTACATCCAACACCAGGCAAACTTTTCCAGAACCGAGTAATGTTACGCCACCGTACAGATCAACGGCATCCAGTGGTTTGCTCAGCGGCTTTACCACAATATCCTGTTGCCTGTATAGTTTGTCTACAATTAATCCCAGTTTTCTGTTGTTGTAAGATACGATTATAATATTCTGTACCAGGCCTTTCAGCCTGGTCTTATCACCAAGGTTAATTTCCTGTTCTTTTACATTCAGGAGTTCATGCAGGTAAACAACTGTTATGGTCTCACCAAAAATATCAGCAACCATAACGCCTCCTACCTCATGCAAATCATCCGTGTCCAGTGCCACTACCTGCTCGGTATGTATAAGCGGAATGGCATAAAAAATCTCGTCTACCTCAAAAAGCAAAGCGCCCTTTACGGCAATAGATGTTGGAAGCTGCAAAATGAAAGAAGTACCTTTCCCCCTCTCCGATTCTATCCTGATCCTGCCGCCGATAGAATCTACAGCATTCTTAACCACATCCAGCCCAACGCCACGACCCGAGAACTCTGTTACCTCTTTTGCCAGCGAAAAGCCCGGCTCGAAAAGATAAGACAGTGCTTCGGTATCAGAAAGATGCTCAACTGCGCCGGCAGGCAGCAACTGCCGCTCAACTATAGCTTTACGAACCTGGTTCAGATCAATGCCTTTCCCATCGTCTGATAACTGTATCAGCACGTTTTCACGGTCGTTACGGGCAAC
This genomic interval carries:
- a CDS encoding chemotaxis protein CheC — translated: MTNITEPHVTELERDIIKEILNIGLARAADSFAAIAKDKVLLKVPDIQLIEVKDLLNLVSRYESTHFIIQSDIKGDFNGATLMLFSDDHIKRLSEVCLSMVEIQKNEVNAMQESLLLEISNIITGALVTQLANILKSNIYGSPPKAPKSHIADSLKDILVQHPLFQPLVFTVITKFTHNFKSVELPLLLFFDTGTFLKILEIIRTFDMDSKTPL
- the speE gene encoding polyamine aminopropyltransferase; protein product: MNALGRHILVEFYNCSPELMNDVVHIENSMVAAAETAGATVINSTFHHFSPYGVSGVVVIQESHLAIHTWPEYGYAAVDLFTCGDSVDPWVSYNYLKDAFKASHGSAMECRRGQLDLLKRMDFNLESLRDVSAKPEEKIGTITRDVWFTERDENIALSLKHSGNQLYKKDSPYQRVEVFETFAYGNLLTLDGMVMCTQKDEYVYHEMITHVPMFSHPKAKRALVIGGGDGGTVRELLRYGQLEEVTLVEIDELVIEACKLHLPETAVAFDNPRLNLLVEDGIKYIKECENERYDLIIVDSADPVGPGEGLFTAEFYQEVYRCLTKDGIMITQSESPRFNSGVFVEIYDTYKQIFGKEKVHCYLAAIPTYPTGTWSFSYCSKGNAHPLQFDVNAAAGFSVDQGLKYYNEDIHKAAFALPNFVKELLNAKPGQVTNEYSAEPTA